One part of the Humulus lupulus chromosome 9, drHumLupu1.1, whole genome shotgun sequence genome encodes these proteins:
- the LOC133800403 gene encoding uncharacterized protein LOC133800403 — translation MNQKVARFNGCYKRLQLAHHSGSSDEQILENAHQLYKSENNNSNFLLVDCWRLLKDEPKWNTMYQPKGGKRTKVSDTGAFTSSSNADISDDEVREVRPTGQKAAKRKGKEKKDTHARFIEISERKASVLEKLVAIKEKEAEDNRMTKYMDYLIMDTSHMAHEQKKDHENLSIF, via the exons ATGAATCAAAAGGTGGCGCGATTCAATGGATGTTATAAACGACTTCAATTAGCACATCACAGTGGTTCGTCTGATGAGCAAATTCTTGAGAATGCACATCAATTGTACAAATCTGAAAATAACAACTCAAATTTTCTGCTTGTGGACTGTTGGAGATTGTTAAAGGATGAGCCGAAATGGAATACAATGTACCAACCAAAAGGTGGTAAGAGAACAAAGGTGTCAGATACAGGGGCatttacttcttcttccaatgcagaCATCAGTGATGATGAAGTACGTGAAGTGCGCCCTACTGGCCAAAAGGCAGCAAagagaaaagggaaggaaaaaaaagacaCACATGCTAGATTTATAGAGATTAGTGAACGGAAAGCATCTGTATTGGAGAAATTGGTGGCGATAAAGGAGAAAGAGGCAGAAGATAATAGGATGACAAAATACATGGATTATCTCATCATGGACACGTCGCATATGGCTCATGAACAAAAGAAAGATCATGAAAACTTGT ctatattttaa